In one Brevibacillus choshinensis genomic region, the following are encoded:
- the gyrA gene encoding DNA gyrase subunit A, whose amino-acid sequence MAEETARFPKVDISQEMRQSFISYAMSVIVSRALPDVRDGLKPVHRRILYAMHDMGLTPDKPFRKSANTVGEVMANYHPHGDSSIYEAMVRMAQDFNMRYMLVEGQGNFGSVDGDPAAAMRYTESRFSKIALELLRDIDKETVNFAPNYDGRKEEPVVLPSRFPNLLVNGAGGIAVGMATNIPPHNLTEVIDGVTAMIDNPDITIPELMKIIKGPDFPTAGEILGYSGIRRAYETGRGSIIMRAKTLIEEEKGKPRIIVTEIPFQVNKARLVEKIAELVREKKIEGITDLRDESDRKGMRIVMELRRDVIPKVVLNNLYKHTQMQTTFGVNMLALVDSHPRILNLRDMLYYYLQHQREIIRRRTEYDLKQAEARAHILEGLRIALDHIDAIISLIRASQTTEEARDGLMANYTLSYEQAQAILDMRLQRLTGLEREKIENEYQELMVKIAELRSILADEGKIYGIIRDELEEIKERFGDDRRTIITIDENHIEDADLIPEEDVVITLTHDGYIKRLPVSTYRAQKRGGRGIQGLGTKDDDFVEHLYITNSHDYIMFFTSKGKVYRLKGFEIPDLSRTAKGTPIINLIQIEKGERVSAVIPVKEFDQERFLFFATKKGIIKKTTLESYENIRKGGLIAVNLRDDDELIGVRLTDGHQEIIMGTKNGMSVRYKESDVRTMGRNATGVKGITLDDDDDVIDMDVIKPNAEVLIVTANGYGKRTPVEEYRIQSRGGKGIKTHNVTERSGNVVGLKVVEPEEDLMIITTSGIIIRTEMKGISVMGRYTQGVKLIRLGENEQVGSVAKCPPNEDDEEDMEGTLGEEEIINEGVEDQGLDVPDLEDPTDPEPTEE is encoded by the coding sequence ATGGCAGAAGAAACTGCTCGGTTTCCAAAAGTCGATATTAGTCAAGAGATGAGACAGTCGTTCATCAGCTACGCGATGAGCGTTATCGTGAGTCGCGCTTTGCCTGATGTTCGAGATGGACTCAAGCCTGTACACAGGCGTATTTTGTATGCCATGCACGACATGGGTCTTACACCCGACAAACCTTTCCGTAAATCAGCAAACACGGTCGGGGAAGTAATGGCCAATTATCACCCGCACGGTGACTCTTCGATCTATGAAGCAATGGTCCGGATGGCACAAGATTTTAACATGCGCTACATGCTGGTAGAAGGTCAAGGGAACTTTGGTTCTGTTGACGGTGACCCGGCAGCGGCAATGCGTTATACCGAGTCGCGCTTTTCAAAGATTGCCCTGGAGCTCTTGCGCGATATTGATAAAGAAACGGTTAACTTTGCACCGAACTACGATGGCCGTAAAGAAGAGCCGGTCGTTTTGCCTTCCCGGTTCCCGAACCTTTTGGTCAACGGAGCGGGCGGTATTGCCGTAGGGATGGCAACGAACATCCCACCGCATAATCTGACGGAAGTGATTGATGGCGTAACAGCCATGATCGACAACCCGGATATTACCATCCCTGAGCTCATGAAGATCATCAAAGGACCAGATTTCCCTACAGCCGGAGAGATTCTCGGCTACAGCGGGATTCGTCGTGCCTATGAAACAGGCCGCGGTTCTATTATCATGCGTGCCAAGACCCTGATTGAAGAGGAAAAAGGAAAGCCGCGCATTATTGTGACGGAAATTCCTTTCCAGGTGAACAAAGCCAGACTCGTAGAGAAGATCGCAGAGCTGGTTCGTGAAAAGAAAATTGAAGGCATTACCGACCTGCGCGATGAGTCTGACCGCAAAGGTATGCGGATTGTAATGGAACTGCGTCGTGACGTGATTCCAAAGGTTGTCCTGAACAACCTCTACAAGCATACCCAGATGCAGACCACGTTTGGGGTCAACATGCTTGCCCTCGTGGATAGCCACCCGCGCATCCTGAACCTGCGGGATATGCTGTATTACTATCTGCAGCATCAGCGTGAAATTATCCGCAGACGTACCGAGTACGATCTGAAGCAAGCAGAAGCACGTGCTCATATCTTGGAAGGCTTGCGTATCGCGCTCGATCACATTGACGCGATCATTAGTCTGATTCGCGCTTCCCAGACAACGGAAGAAGCTCGCGATGGACTCATGGCCAACTACACCTTGAGCTATGAACAGGCACAGGCCATTCTCGATATGCGTCTGCAACGCCTGACTGGCTTGGAGCGGGAGAAAATCGAGAATGAGTACCAGGAATTGATGGTGAAAATCGCAGAACTCCGGTCGATCCTTGCTGATGAAGGCAAGATCTACGGGATCATCCGCGATGAGTTGGAGGAAATCAAAGAGAGATTCGGAGATGACCGCCGCACGATCATCACAATCGATGAAAATCATATTGAGGACGCCGACTTGATTCCAGAAGAAGATGTGGTCATTACCCTGACCCATGATGGATATATCAAGCGTCTGCCGGTTTCCACGTACCGCGCGCAAAAACGCGGGGGACGGGGGATTCAAGGGCTTGGTACCAAAGATGACGACTTCGTCGAGCATCTTTACATTACCAATTCTCATGATTACATCATGTTCTTCACGAGCAAAGGAAAGGTATACCGCCTGAAAGGCTTTGAGATTCCGGATCTCAGCCGTACAGCGAAAGGTACGCCGATCATCAATCTGATTCAGATTGAAAAAGGTGAGCGTGTGAGCGCGGTGATTCCTGTCAAGGAATTTGACCAAGAGCGCTTCCTGTTCTTTGCTACCAAAAAAGGGATAATCAAAAAGACGACGCTCGAATCGTACGAGAACATCCGCAAAGGCGGGTTGATCGCGGTCAACCTGCGTGACGATGACGAGTTGATAGGTGTGCGTCTGACTGATGGCCATCAAGAGATCATCATGGGTACCAAGAATGGTATGTCTGTTCGTTACAAGGAAAGTGATGTTCGTACGATGGGGCGCAATGCTACCGGCGTAAAAGGCATTACTTTGGATGACGACGATGATGTGATCGATATGGATGTCATCAAACCGAACGCTGAAGTTCTGATCGTTACAGCGAATGGATACGGCAAGCGGACGCCAGTAGAGGAATATCGGATTCAGTCTCGCGGCGGAAAAGGTATCAAAACGCACAATGTAACTGAGCGTAGCGGCAATGTTGTCGGCCTGAAAGTAGTGGAACCAGAGGAAGATCTGATGATTATCACGACTTCTGGGATCATTATCCGTACGGAGATGAAAGGCATTTCTGTTATGGGTCGTTACACGCAGGGGGTCAAACTGATTCGCCTGGGTGAAAACGAGCAGGTTGGTTCAGTTGCCAAGTGCCCGCCTAACGAAGATGACGAAGAAGATATGGAAGGTACTCTAGGTGAAGAAGAGATCATCAATGAAGGGGTAGAAGATCAAGGTTTGGATGTCCCTGACCTTGAAGATCCTACTGATCCTGAGCCAACCGAAGAATAA
- a CDS encoding HD-GYP domain-containing protein gives MVTNVPVVDVKQLTIGTKLAEEVHTSLGGLLFAKGTTLFEKDMEYLEAFMVKQVLVEDSEEVTYVEQSDQKEMDQPVVSAKVVQEKPAAFQQSFEKAVTTLKNLLVRVQGGDNIPVMEVREVVAPILSQFQSQPQVMLSLRHFSRMDSYAYEHAIAVGIISYMIAKWIKVPEKEWMQVALAGTLLDVGKTKIDRRILQKPGKLTPEEFEEMKKHTVYGYQIIKSSHGLSEGVALAALQHHEREDGSGYPLSLPGSKLHLYSKIVAVADMYHAMCSDRIYQKAQSPYVVVEQLVQDSFGKLDPGIVRAFVDGITQFAAGTIVELSDGTIGKIVFTDRNHPTRPMVETGGKIVNLAESRHLSIVKVMEQ, from the coding sequence ATGGTGACCAACGTGCCCGTCGTGGACGTGAAACAACTGACCATTGGAACAAAATTAGCTGAAGAAGTACATACATCACTGGGCGGCTTACTTTTTGCAAAAGGGACAACTCTTTTTGAAAAGGATATGGAGTATCTGGAGGCTTTTATGGTCAAACAGGTACTCGTTGAAGATTCAGAGGAAGTAACGTATGTCGAGCAATCTGATCAAAAAGAAATGGATCAACCAGTTGTATCCGCAAAGGTTGTTCAAGAGAAGCCGGCAGCGTTCCAGCAATCTTTTGAGAAAGCAGTCACAACTCTTAAAAATTTACTGGTTCGAGTGCAAGGCGGTGACAATATTCCGGTAATGGAAGTAAGGGAAGTGGTCGCGCCTATTCTCTCGCAGTTCCAGTCACAGCCACAGGTGATGCTCTCCTTGCGTCACTTCTCACGGATGGACAGCTATGCCTATGAACACGCCATTGCAGTCGGAATCATTTCTTACATGATTGCAAAATGGATCAAGGTGCCAGAAAAAGAGTGGATGCAGGTGGCACTGGCAGGTACGCTGCTCGATGTTGGAAAAACCAAAATTGATCGACGAATCTTGCAAAAACCAGGGAAATTGACGCCTGAAGAGTTTGAAGAGATGAAAAAGCATACCGTATACGGATACCAGATCATTAAGTCATCGCATGGGCTGAGTGAAGGGGTTGCGCTCGCAGCGTTGCAGCACCATGAGCGGGAGGATGGCTCCGGGTATCCATTAAGTCTGCCAGGTTCGAAGCTACATTTGTACAGTAAAATCGTTGCTGTTGCGGATATGTATCATGCAATGTGTTCAGATCGTATCTACCAGAAAGCACAGTCACCGTATGTCGTGGTTGAGCAACTGGTACAAGATAGCTTTGGAAAACTAGATCCGGGTATTGTTCGTGCATTCGTCGATGGAATTACCCAATTCGCTGCAGGGACGATCGTGGAGCTGAGCGATGGTACGATTGGAAAGATTGTATTTACCGATCGCAATCATCCGACGAGACCAATGGTAGAGACGGGCGGTAAAATCGTGAATCTAGCAGAATCAAGGCATTTGTCGATTGTGAAAGTAATGGAACAATAA
- a CDS encoding YaaC family protein, with protein MDNAWKTFRYLETEPTSRKFLCACYERLGLDNPDRLAFQQSTRFLYLWKQARHFYSTAEAAELSVQPLLLFYGCTHLLKGMLLTRDPAYPQNSRVLQHGVTTRKLKRSAYSLTDDEIRPQKEGFFAHLAHLFSLSPLQDRYVVQNLLASIPEVSDSYAVLSDTQAHWLRLNWNKGVSQISFHDAKSEASTNTIGSWISIPFPDKQEGPLAYSVETFSHYIRRLAPCPDQTEHFEWKKGTVKELLLPQDSLAALEQHPLFHLHGQDLFFWNGSSTSLPLPEWASHYLLLYLLSMLCRYETEWWGELTFSHGYAERFLVERFLEYHAATFPTIIMKQIQRNNPHAWPT; from the coding sequence ATGGATAATGCTTGGAAAACCTTCCGTTATTTAGAAACGGAACCAACCTCCCGTAAATTTTTATGCGCCTGCTATGAAAGGCTGGGACTAGATAACCCTGACCGTCTGGCGTTTCAGCAAAGCACTCGCTTCCTCTATTTATGGAAGCAAGCCAGGCATTTTTATTCCACTGCGGAGGCTGCTGAACTGTCTGTTCAACCCCTGTTGTTGTTTTACGGCTGTACTCATTTATTGAAAGGCATGCTCTTGACTCGTGATCCAGCCTATCCGCAAAACAGCCGAGTACTTCAGCACGGTGTCACCACCAGAAAGTTAAAACGAAGTGCGTACTCTTTGACAGATGATGAAATCCGCCCACAAAAGGAAGGGTTCTTTGCCCATCTTGCTCACTTGTTCAGTCTCTCTCCCCTACAGGATCGGTACGTTGTTCAAAATTTGCTCGCTTCCATACCTGAGGTTAGTGATTCCTATGCCGTACTTAGTGATACTCAGGCTCACTGGTTACGTCTGAATTGGAATAAGGGAGTCAGTCAGATATCTTTCCATGACGCAAAGAGCGAAGCTTCCACGAATACGATAGGATCCTGGATTTCTATTCCATTTCCTGATAAGCAGGAGGGTCCCTTAGCTTACTCCGTAGAAACCTTTTCGCACTACATACGTCGATTGGCCCCCTGCCCGGACCAAACGGAGCATTTTGAATGGAAAAAGGGGACAGTCAAAGAGTTGCTCCTTCCTCAGGATTCCCTGGCAGCGTTGGAACAACACCCTTTATTTCATCTACACGGTCAGGACCTCTTTTTCTGGAACGGCTCCTCCACTTCGCTCCCCTTGCCTGAATGGGCCAGTCATTACCTTCTTTTGTATTTGCTCAGTATGCTCTGCCGCTACGAAACAGAATGGTGGGGAGAGCTGACGTTTTCGCATGGCTACGCGGAACGGTTTCTCGTCGAGCGGTTTCTCGAGTATCATGCTGCTACTTTTCCCACCATTATTATGAAGCAGATTCAACGAAATAACCCGCATGCCTGGCCTACGTGA
- the guaB gene encoding IMP dehydrogenase — protein sequence MREDKFVKEGLTFDDVLLVPAKSEVLPRDVDLRTKLSESVTLNIPLISAGMDTVTESALAISMARQGGIGIIHKNMTIEQQASEVDRVKRSESGVITNPFSLSQDHTVADADALMGKYRISGVPIVDEGKHLIGILTNRDLRFVHDFSTPIHDVMTKDGLVTAPVGTTLQQAEAILQKHKIEKLPLVDEHNILMGLITIKDIEKAIQYPNAAKDTQGRLLCGAAVGVSGDTFERAAALVKSGVDVLVVDTAHGHSKGVIDTVKEIRKVYPTLTIVAGNVATGEATRDLIEAGASVVKVGIGPGSICTTRVVAGIGVPQITAINDCARVAREYNIPIIADGGIKYSGDLPKAIGAGASAIMIGSLFAGTEESPGEFEIFQGRRFKVYRGMGSIGAMKAGSKDRYFQENEQKLVPEGIEGRVPYKGPLADVTFQMIGGLRAGMGYCGAKTIDDLIENSQFVRITGAGLRESHPHDVQITKEAPNYSIS from the coding sequence GTGCGGGAAGACAAATTCGTAAAAGAGGGTTTAACGTTTGACGACGTATTGCTCGTTCCAGCAAAATCCGAAGTTTTGCCGAGGGATGTTGACCTTAGAACGAAATTGAGCGAATCGGTTACCTTGAATATTCCACTGATCAGTGCTGGTATGGATACAGTGACGGAATCCGCGCTCGCTATCTCCATGGCTCGCCAAGGTGGAATCGGGATTATCCATAAAAATATGACGATCGAGCAACAAGCGAGCGAGGTGGATCGCGTAAAACGTTCGGAAAGCGGAGTTATCACGAATCCTTTCTCCTTGTCTCAAGATCATACGGTAGCAGATGCCGATGCGCTTATGGGTAAATACCGTATTTCTGGTGTACCGATCGTAGATGAAGGCAAACATCTCATTGGGATTTTGACCAACCGTGACCTTCGTTTCGTGCACGACTTCTCCACCCCGATTCATGATGTAATGACAAAGGATGGTCTGGTGACTGCCCCAGTAGGGACAACCCTGCAACAAGCAGAAGCTATCCTGCAAAAGCATAAGATTGAAAAGCTTCCACTGGTGGACGAGCATAACATCCTGATGGGATTGATCACCATCAAGGATATTGAAAAAGCCATCCAGTATCCGAATGCAGCAAAAGACACACAGGGACGCTTATTGTGTGGTGCGGCAGTAGGAGTTTCCGGTGATACATTCGAACGCGCTGCAGCCTTGGTAAAATCCGGTGTGGATGTCCTGGTAGTTGATACTGCTCATGGCCATTCCAAAGGCGTAATCGATACGGTAAAAGAAATTAGAAAAGTATACCCGACCCTGACAATTGTCGCAGGAAACGTAGCGACTGGTGAAGCTACGCGCGATCTGATCGAAGCAGGGGCATCGGTAGTAAAAGTAGGGATTGGACCTGGTTCCATTTGTACAACCCGTGTAGTAGCTGGTATCGGGGTGCCGCAAATCACAGCGATTAACGACTGCGCCCGTGTAGCGCGAGAGTACAATATTCCAATTATTGCCGACGGGGGCATTAAATACTCCGGTGATTTGCCAAAAGCGATAGGAGCTGGCGCATCTGCCATTATGATCGGTAGCCTTTTTGCAGGAACGGAAGAAAGCCCAGGGGAATTTGAAATTTTCCAAGGTCGTCGTTTCAAGGTCTACCGCGGGATGGGTTCCATCGGTGCGATGAAAGCGGGAAGTAAAGATCGCTATTTCCAGGAAAACGAACAAAAGCTGGTTCCAGAAGGTATCGAAGGTCGTGTTCCTTACAAAGGGCCGTTGGCAGACGTTACGTTCCAAATGATCGGTGGTCTGCGTGCCGGTATGGGTTATTGCGGAGCGAAAACGATCGACGATTTGATCGAAAACTCCCAGTTTGTTCGCATCACAGGTGCTGGATTGCGTGAGAGTCATCCACATGACGTTCAAATCACCAAAGAAGCTCCAAACTACTCAATTTCCTAG